A part of Streptomyces sp. NBC_01235 genomic DNA contains:
- a CDS encoding DUF2469 domain-containing protein — protein MSAEDLEKYETEMELKLYREYRDVVGLFKYVIETERRFYLTNDYEMQVHSVQGEVFFEVSMADAWVWDMYRPARFVKQVRVLTFKDVNIEELNKSDLELPGS, from the coding sequence ATGAGCGCCGAGGACCTCGAGAAGTACGAGACCGAGATGGAGCTGAAGCTCTACCGGGAGTACCGCGATGTCGTCGGTCTGTTCAAATATGTGATCGAGACCGAGCGACGCTTCTACCTCACCAACGACTACGAGATGCAGGTGCACTCGGTCCAGGGTGAGGTGTTCTTCGAGGTGTCGATGGCGGACGCCTGGGTGTGGGACATGTACCGGCCGGCCCGGTTCGTGAAGCAGGTACGCGTGCTCACGTTCAAGGACGTGAACATCGAGGAGCTGAACAAGAGCGATCTGGAGCTTCCGGGGAGCTGA
- a CDS encoding YraN family protein, whose product MSVGAGGGARMSTNTDLARGALGRYGEELAARRLAETGMTVLERNWRCGRTGEIDIVARDGDVLVVCEVKTRRDGGFQHPMAAVTPEKAERLRRLAERWIQTHGGAPPGGVRIDLIGVVLPRRGAAVVEHARGVA is encoded by the coding sequence GTGAGCGTGGGTGCCGGAGGTGGTGCCCGCATGAGCACGAACACGGATCTGGCACGAGGCGCTCTCGGCAGGTACGGCGAGGAGCTGGCCGCACGGCGGCTGGCCGAGACCGGGATGACGGTCCTGGAGCGCAACTGGCGCTGCGGCAGGACCGGTGAGATCGACATCGTCGCGAGGGACGGCGACGTCCTGGTCGTCTGCGAGGTGAAGACCCGCAGGGACGGCGGTTTCCAGCACCCGATGGCGGCGGTGACGCCGGAGAAGGCCGAGCGCCTGCGCCGCCTCGCCGAGCGGTGGATCCAGACGCACGGGGGAGCCCCGCCAGGCGGCGTCCGCATCGACCTGATCGGCGTCGTCCTGCCCCGCCGCGGCGCGGCCGTCGTCGAGCACGCGCGGGGGGTGGCCTGA
- a CDS encoding YifB family Mg chelatase-like AAA ATPase, whose product MGFARTCSVALVGVEGVVVEVQADLEPGVAAFTLVGLPDKSLSESRDRVRAAVVNSGGEWPQKKLTVGLSPASVPKGGSGFDLAIASAVLGAAERIDPRVLADIVMIGELGLDGRVRPVRGILPAVLAAADAGYEQVVVPECAAAEASLVPGVSVLGVRSLRQLIAVLADEPVPEEEPDEVGRPDPLLAGLRMPGTGAATGMHSMGAAQQDHGHDLADVVGQRSARTAVEVAAAGGHHLFLEGPPGAGKTMLAERLPAVLPRLSRAESLEVTAVHSVAGLLPPGKPLIDVPPYCAPHHSATMQSLVGGGAGFARPGAVSLAHRGVLFLDETPEFGGQALDALRQPLEAGHVVIARSAGVVRFPARFLMVLAANPCPCGRFTQRDTACECPPSAIRRYQARLSGPLLDRVDLRVEVDPVSRAELAHRGPGGESTATVADRVRAARERAAARLAGTAWRTNSEIPGRELRNRWHAAIGAMDEAERNLERGVLTARGLDRVLRVAWTVADLVGHDRPDAMDVALALQLRTGVPRGVPMALGALT is encoded by the coding sequence ATGGGGTTCGCGCGTACGTGCTCGGTGGCGCTGGTGGGCGTCGAGGGCGTGGTCGTCGAGGTCCAGGCCGACCTCGAACCGGGAGTCGCGGCCTTCACGCTGGTGGGGCTGCCGGACAAGAGCCTGAGCGAGAGCCGGGACCGGGTCCGGGCGGCCGTGGTGAACTCGGGCGGCGAGTGGCCGCAGAAGAAACTCACCGTAGGGCTCAGCCCGGCCTCGGTGCCGAAGGGCGGCAGCGGCTTCGATCTTGCCATCGCAAGCGCCGTGCTGGGCGCGGCCGAACGGATCGACCCGCGGGTCCTCGCCGACATCGTGATGATCGGGGAGCTGGGGCTGGACGGCAGGGTGCGCCCGGTCCGGGGCATCCTCCCCGCGGTGCTGGCCGCGGCCGATGCCGGATACGAACAGGTCGTCGTGCCGGAGTGCGCCGCCGCCGAGGCGTCGCTGGTCCCGGGTGTCTCCGTGCTCGGGGTGCGCAGCCTGCGGCAGCTGATCGCCGTCCTCGCGGACGAACCCGTCCCCGAGGAGGAGCCGGACGAGGTGGGCCGCCCCGACCCGCTCCTGGCCGGCCTGCGGATGCCCGGCACCGGCGCGGCCACCGGGATGCACAGCATGGGTGCCGCCCAGCAGGACCACGGGCACGACCTCGCGGACGTGGTCGGGCAACGCTCGGCGCGGACCGCGGTGGAGGTGGCCGCGGCGGGCGGACACCACCTGTTCCTCGAGGGACCGCCCGGGGCGGGCAAGACGATGCTCGCGGAGCGGCTGCCGGCCGTTCTGCCCCGGCTGAGCAGGGCGGAGTCGCTGGAGGTCACGGCGGTGCACTCGGTGGCCGGTCTGCTGCCGCCGGGCAAGCCCCTGATCGACGTGCCCCCGTACTGCGCCCCGCACCACTCGGCCACCATGCAGTCGCTGGTCGGGGGCGGGGCTGGGTTCGCCCGCCCCGGTGCCGTTTCGCTGGCCCATCGGGGAGTGCTCTTCCTCGACGAGACCCCCGAATTCGGCGGCCAGGCCCTCGACGCCCTGCGGCAGCCGCTGGAAGCGGGGCACGTGGTGATCGCGCGCAGTGCGGGAGTGGTGCGCTTCCCGGCACGGTTCCTGATGGTGCTGGCGGCCAACCCGTGCCCCTGCGGCCGGTTCACGCAGCGGGACACCGCCTGCGAGTGCCCGCCTTCGGCGATCCGCCGCTACCAGGCGCGGCTCTCCGGCCCTCTGCTCGACCGGGTCGACCTGCGCGTGGAGGTCGACCCGGTCAGCCGGGCCGAGCTGGCGCACCGCGGTCCCGGAGGTGAGTCCACGGCGACCGTCGCCGACCGGGTCCGGGCCGCCCGGGAGCGCGCGGCGGCCCGGCTGGCGGGCACCGCGTGGCGGACCAACAGCGAGATCCCCGGCCGTGAGCTGCGCAACCGCTGGCATGCCGCGATCGGTGCCATGGACGAGGCCGAGCGGAACCTGGAGCGCGGGGTGCTGACCGCCCGGGGGCTCGATCGTGTGCTGCGCGTCGCCTGGACCGTCGCCGACCTGGTCGGCCACGACCGGCCCGACGCCATGGACGTGGCCCTCGCCCTGCAACTGCGCACGGGGGTGCCGCGCGGGGTGCCGATGGCTCTCGGGGCCCTGACGTGA
- the dprA gene encoding DNA-processing protein DprA: MNGGGARADERLARAFLGRVVEPGDEVGGQWVRERGVLEVVRRLRGDGEPLPGVTAKRWAGLRARAGRAEPELDLAVAREAGVRFVCPGDAEWPGTLDELGDARPLGLWVRGRPSLRMWALRSVAVVGARACTEYGAHMAATLACGLAERGWVVVSGGAYGIDGAAHRGALGAGGATVAVLACGVDRPYPRGHTELINRIGEQGLVVGELPPGDHPTPSRFILRNRVIAALTRGTVVVEAAYRSGSLVTARAAQRLGRHTMGVPGPATSGLSAGVHELLRGEAVLVTDAAEVVELVGDMGELAPDRRGPVLPRDLLEPGARRVLAALPARRPAAVEELAREARTTPDDVIARLYELKALGYVERHGDGWKLTRQAMVSVRGGRGPC, from the coding sequence GTGAACGGCGGCGGCGCCCGGGCCGACGAGCGGCTCGCCCGTGCCTTTCTCGGGCGGGTCGTCGAGCCCGGCGACGAGGTGGGCGGCCAGTGGGTGCGGGAGCGGGGCGTGCTGGAGGTGGTGCGGCGGTTGCGGGGCGACGGGGAGCCGTTGCCCGGGGTGACCGCGAAGCGGTGGGCCGGGCTGCGGGCGCGGGCCGGCCGGGCCGAGCCGGAGCTGGATCTGGCCGTCGCGCGGGAGGCCGGGGTGCGTTTCGTGTGCCCCGGAGACGCCGAGTGGCCGGGCACGTTGGACGAGCTCGGGGACGCCCGGCCGCTGGGGCTCTGGGTGCGGGGACGGCCCAGTCTGCGGATGTGGGCGCTGCGGTCGGTCGCCGTCGTCGGCGCCCGCGCCTGCACCGAGTACGGCGCCCACATGGCCGCCACCCTCGCCTGCGGCCTCGCCGAACGAGGGTGGGTGGTCGTGTCCGGCGGGGCCTACGGAATCGACGGGGCCGCCCACCGGGGTGCCCTCGGCGCCGGCGGCGCCACCGTCGCCGTCCTCGCCTGCGGGGTCGACCGGCCCTACCCGCGCGGCCACACCGAGTTGATCAACAGGATCGGGGAACAGGGGCTGGTGGTCGGGGAGTTGCCGCCCGGCGACCATCCGACGCCCAGCAGGTTCATCCTGCGCAACCGGGTGATCGCCGCCCTCACCCGGGGCACGGTCGTCGTGGAGGCGGCGTACCGCAGCGGCTCGCTGGTCACCGCGCGGGCGGCGCAGCGGCTGGGCCGGCACACGATGGGCGTGCCGGGGCCGGCCACGAGCGGTCTGTCGGCCGGTGTGCACGAGCTGCTGCGCGGGGAGGCCGTGCTGGTCACCGATGCCGCGGAGGTCGTCGAACTGGTCGGCGACATGGGCGAGCTGGCCCCGGACCGGCGTGGGCCGGTGCTGCCGCGCGACCTGCTGGAGCCGGGCGCCCGGCGTGTCCTGGCCGCGCTCCCCGCCCGCAGACCCGCGGCGGTCGAGGAGCTCGCCCGGGAGGCCCGCACCACGCCGGACGACGTGATCGCGAGACTGTACGAACTCAAAGCGCTCGGTTACGTCGAACGACACGGCGACGGCTGGAAGTTGACACGCCAGGCGATGGTTTCCGTTCGAGGGGGTCGGGGCCCGTGTTGA
- the whiG gene encoding RNA polymerase sigma factor WhiG, with the protein MPQHTSGSDRAAIPPAARDGGSVRPPAPSTLDELWRSYKATGDERLREQLILHYSPLVKYVAGRVSVGLPPNVEQADFVSSGVFGLIDAIEKFDIDREIKFETYAITRIRGAMIDELRALDWIPRSVRQKARNVERAYATLEARLRRTPSECEVAAELGIAVDELHAVFSQLSLANVVALEELLHVGGEGGDRLSLMDTLEDTAADNPVEVAEDRELRRFLARAINTLPDREKTVVTLYYYEGLTLAEIGNVLGVTESRVSQIHTKSVLQLRAKLASFGR; encoded by the coding sequence ATGCCCCAGCACACCTCCGGGTCCGACCGGGCGGCGATCCCCCCAGCCGCCCGCGACGGTGGCAGCGTGCGGCCGCCCGCTCCCTCGACGCTCGACGAGCTGTGGCGGTCGTACAAGGCGACGGGGGACGAGCGGCTGCGTGAGCAGCTGATCCTGCACTACTCGCCGCTGGTGAAGTACGTGGCGGGACGGGTGAGCGTCGGTCTGCCGCCGAACGTGGAGCAGGCCGACTTCGTGTCCTCCGGGGTCTTCGGGCTGATCGACGCGATCGAGAAGTTCGACATCGACCGGGAGATCAAGTTCGAGACGTACGCGATCACCCGGATCCGGGGCGCGATGATCGACGAGCTGCGGGCACTGGACTGGATTCCGCGGTCGGTACGGCAGAAGGCGCGCAACGTCGAGCGGGCCTACGCCACGCTGGAGGCGCGGCTGCGGCGGACTCCGTCGGAGTGCGAGGTGGCCGCCGAGCTGGGCATCGCTGTGGACGAACTGCACGCCGTGTTCAGTCAGTTGTCGCTGGCCAACGTGGTGGCGCTGGAGGAGCTGCTGCACGTCGGGGGTGAGGGCGGCGACCGGCTGAGTCTGATGGACACGCTGGAGGACACCGCCGCCGACAACCCCGTGGAGGTGGCGGAGGACCGGGAGCTCAGGCGGTTCCTGGCACGGGCCATCAACACGCTGCCCGACCGGGAGAAGACGGTCGTCACGCTGTACTACTACGAGGGGCTGACGCTCGCCGAGATCGGGAACGTGCTGGGCGTGACCGAGAGCAGGGTCAGTCAGATCCACACCAAGTCGGTGCTCCAGCTGCGCGCGAAACTGGCGAGCTTCGGTCGCTGA